In Cyanobacteria bacterium FACHB-DQ100, a single window of DNA contains:
- a CDS encoding NAD(P)H-binding protein translates to MKSNELHVVIGASGGTGSAIVRELVAQGKRVRGVNRSGHANFPFNIELLKADATNQAQMREVCQGATVVYNCVNPPFTQWRELFWLCRKDFKVTNESVSFVLL, encoded by the coding sequence GCATGTCGTCATTGGAGCCAGTGGTGGAACGGGGAGTGCGATCGTGCGAGAACTGGTTGCACAAGGAAAGCGGGTTCGTGGCGTGAATCGCAGCGGTCATGCCAATTTTCCCTTTAATATTGAACTGCTCAAAGCCGACGCAACGAATCAAGCTCAGATGCGTGAAGTCTGCCAGGGAGCAACGGTAGTCTATAACTGCGTCAATCCACCGTTTACTCAATGGAGGGAACTATTTTGGTTGTGTCGCAAAGACTTTAAAGTAACAAACGAATCGGTCTCATTCGTATTGCTTTAA